The Anaerolineales bacterium region ACGATCCATACAACATTCGGAACCTGAGCCAGAAAGCTGCTCAGCGTGGTCACCAGCACGCGGCTAGCCACACCCAGCACGCTGAGATAACGCAGCGCATCGGCCAGCAAGCCGCCCGGCTGCAGCGCATCCAGCGGCGGCAGCAGCGCCAGCAACAGCACGAACAGCGCCAGCGTCAGCAGGCCGGAGGCTGCCAGCAGCCCGGCGGCCTGGGCGCGGGAAACCTGCGGCGTCTCGGCGCCGGCGGCGCGCCAGCGCGCCTGCCAGCGGCGGGCAAAGCCCGCCCTCGGCGCCACCATCTCGGCCGAGCGCAGGCGCTCTTCCAGCGCGGCCCAGCCGGGTGGCATCGTTTCAGTTTTGTGCAGTGGCTTGTTCATGTTTCTTGCTCCTTGTTGCAGGGTGCTGCTGGCTACGTTCCCACGCGTCGGCCAGGCTGCGGCGGGCGCGGTGCAAGCGGCTCTTGAGCGCACTCTCGCTGAGGGAAAGCTGCGCAGCGATCTCCTCGTACGAAAGGTCATTCCAGTAATACAGAATGATGGCCGCCCGGTCACGTGGGTCCAGGCGGGCCAGCAAGGCTTGCAGCTCGTCGTGCGTTTCACGCTGCACCAGCCGTGCCGCCGGGCCTGCGCTCTTGTCGCCCAGGCTGGCCTCAGGCGACTCGTCCAGTGAGATGGTGTTCAACCGCGCCCGCCGGTACTGGTCGATGCAGTAGTTGGCGGCGATGCTCAGCAGCCAGCTGGCAAACTTGCGCTTGGGGTCATAGCGGCCGATGGCCCTGAAGGCGCGCAGGAAAGCTTCCTGCGCGGCGTCCTCCGCATCCTGCGTGTTGCCCAGCATCCGATAGCACAAGTTATGTACTGGTGTTGCATACAGCTCCACCAGTTGTGAAAAAGCCTGCGCATTGCCCTGCTGGGCCAGGCGCAGCCATTTCTGTTCATCAGGCTGCAATGGATCTCCTCACTGTTCGCTTGCACCATGTTATACGCTTCTGCCTGTCTTTGGTTTCGCGTTTGGCATAATTCCGGCCGGTTTCTGCGTTGACAAGAGTGCAGAACCCTCTATAATTGTGATGAAACGCACAAGTAGATACTTTCGATAACCGCTAGGAGACTGTTATGGCAAAGACCCTTGCAAAATCCGTTATCACCTGTGACATGGAAGGCCGCATCGAAACCTTCGGCGACGGCTCGGAGAAGATGTTCGGATACACCAAAGAAGAGATCATCGGCAAGAAGCGCGTGTCGCTGTTCTCCCCTGGCCAGGTCGTGCTGGAGCACGTGCCCACCTGGCTGGGCACAGCTTCCAAAGAAGGCGAGTACGTGGGCCGCACGGTCTTCGTGCGCAAGAACGGTGAGCTGTTCGCCGCCGACATTCGCATCACCCCCACCTTCAAAGATGGCGTGCAGAACGGCTTTTGCGGCGTGACCGAAGAGATCGACATGCCGGTCAAAGAGGCCATGCCCAAGATCAGCCTGATGACCAAGATCTTCACTTGGCTGGTCATCACCCGCGCTCCGTTCCTCACCGCCGTCATCGTGCCGATCCTCATCGGCGCGGCCTGGGTGGCGGCCAACAACATCGTCACACCCTTCCCCACCGGCAAGTTCTTCCTGGCGCTGTTTGCGGGCATTCTGCTGCATGTGGCCGCCAATACCTTCAACGATTACTTTGACTGGACCAGCGGCACCGACCCCGCCAACAATGATTACTTCCTGCCCTACTCCGGCGGCAGCCGCTCGATCGAGCTTGGCCTGGTGAACGAGAAGACCCTGCTGGCGGTCGGCAGCATCGCTCTGCTACTGTCCTCGGCGATGGGCTTGGTGCTAGCGCTGCAGAGCGGCTGGGGCCTGCTGGCCTTCGGCTTGGTTGGCGCGTTCTTCGCCTACTTCTACACCGCGCCCCCGCTGCGCCTGGCCGCCCGCAAGGGCCTCGGCGAGTTGGCCGTGGGCCTGAGCTTCGGCCCGCTGGCCGTGGCCGGCACGGTGTACGCACTCACCGGCCGCGTGACCCTGGCGGACTTCCTGGTGGGCGTGCCCATTGGCTTGCTCACCATCGCCATCCTGTGGATCAACCAGTTCCCCGACGAAGCCGCCGACAAGGCCACCGGCAAAGAGAACCTCGTGGTGGTGCTGGGCAAGGACCGCGCTCGCTATGGCTATATTCTGCTGCTGGCAGCCGCCTTTGGCCTGGCGCTGTACTGGACCCTGGTCAGCGGCTTGTTCCCCATCGGTGCCTTGCTGATCCTCATCGCCGCTCCGCTGGCCATCCAAACCAGCCGCATCATCCTGCGTGAGTACCGCGAGCGCAGCCTGGTGCGCGCCAACGCCACCACCATCCAGCTGCATGCCATCGCTGGCCTTCTAATGGCGGCTGGCATCTTCTGGAGCGACTCGCTGGCCCGCCTGTTGGGGCTGTAAACGCAACTCGCTTACAACAAAGAGCCGCCCAGCTTGGGCGGCTCTTTTACGTTAACGCTTGACAAATAAACAATACACATGTAATATTTTTATTACACATACCAAGCTGGAGAGAGAGACAAAATGTTCGAAACCACCCCTTATCTGTTCATCATGATCGTTGCCGTTGTAGCCATCACCTTCGCTTTCATTTCGACCGTACTCAAAGGGAAGTCACGAGAGAATTCAGCCGATGTTAAGGCTACACTCGCAGAGATCAACGAAGGCGTTCAGGAACTGCGCGGCAAAATGGCTGAGATCGAGAAGATGCTGCGCGAGGTTGAATAACCCCGCACAGCACCATGCCAAGAGACTGACTCAATGAGCAGCCCCCAGAACCCCGAGCATGATCTCCCCCTCGTTCTGGCTGCGCTGGACAACCCGCACCGCCTGCGCATCATCGCAGCCCTGCGCGACAAGAACAACTATGTCAGCCAGCTGGCGCGCGACCTCAACATCAGCCGCCCTCTGCTGATCATGCACCTCAAAAAGCTGGAAGACGCCGGGTTGGTCAGCAGCGGCTTAGAGGTCTCACAAGACGGTAAGGCCATGCGCGTATACCAACTGGAGAATTTTGATATCCGCCTAACGCCAAACGAGATCGCTAAAGCAGCGGCTAATCTGCCGCCAGGCTAGCTTGCAAGGCACAACAAAAGAGCACGGCCTTCACCGTGCTCTTTTGTTGGGAATAGTGTGGCTCGTTCTCTACTTGCCTAACTCCACATCCCCATAGGTCCAGAAGCGGTTAACGAAGAAGTTCCAGAAGAGCACGATGCCGATGGCGCCGGCCAGGGCCAGGTTGTGTGTAACCGAATAGGTGCTCAGGCCAAAGGGCATCGGGCGCGTGCCCGCCAACCGGTCGAACCAGGCCGCCAGGCCGTTGAAGATCGGTGTGCGGATCAGCAGCCCGACCAGGTTCACCAGGCCGTATTGGGCCAGCTGCTGGGTCCACGGCTTGGAGCGCGAATCCTTATAGGTCCACTTGCGGTTCAGAATGAAGTTGCTGGTGACCGCCGCCAGGAATGAGCCAGCCTGGCTAACCATCGGCAGCACATGCAGCACGTTCAGCAGAACGTTGAATACAGCAAAGTCCACCACGGCGCCAAAAGCGCCCACGGTGGAAAAGCGCGCAAAGCGTTTGATCTCACGCCGCTTGCTGCGCACGGTCATTCCAACCCCAGCTGCTCACGGAAGTATGGGATGGTCTTGCTCAACCCGTCTCGAAGCGAGATGGTCGGCCCCCACTCCAGCCATTCGCGCGCCCGCGCAATGTCAGGCTGGCGGCGCAAGGGATCACCCGGCAGGAACTGCTTCTTTTGATAGACCAACCCGGCGTTCTTGCCCACCAGCCCATCGATCTCTTTGGCAAACTGCTCAATAGTGATCTCATCCGGGTTGCCAATGTTCACCGGCTCGTGAATATCCGAGGTCAGCAAACGGTAGATGCCCTCGATCAGGTCATCCACATAGCAGAAGCTGCGCGTTTGCTGGCCATCGCCGTAAATGGTCAGCTGCTCCCCGCGCAACGCCTGCTGGATGAAGTTGGCCACCGCCCGGCCGTCATCCACATGCATGCGCGGGCCATAAGTGTTGAAGATGCGCACGATGCATGTGTTCACCTTGTGGAAGCGGTGATACGCCATCGTCAGCGCCTCAGCAAAACGCTTGGCCTCGTCATACACCGAGCGCTCACCGATCGGGTCCACATGGCCCCAGTAACTCTCTTTCTGGGGGTGTTCCAGCGGGTCGCCGTAGATCTCGCTGGTCGAAGCCAGCATGAAACGGGCATTGTTGGCCAGGGCCACACCCAGGGTATTGTGGGTCCCCAGCGCGCCGGCCTTCATGGTCTGGATGGGCAGATTGGGATATCCGATGGGCGAATTGGGATTGGGGCTGGCCGGCGAAGCGAAGTGCATGACCGCGTCGAGCTTGCCTGGTACGGAGATGTAGTTGGAGACATCGTGGCGGATGAACAAAAAGCGCTCATTGGTGCTGAGGTGGGCCAAATTCTCCGGCTTACCGGTGACAAAATTGTCCATGCCCACCACTTCGTGCCCCTCAGCCAGCAGGCGGTCACACAAATGCGAGCCTAAGAAGCCCGCCGCGCCAGTTACCAGTATTCGCATGTACGCTCTCTTTTAGGTTTGGAGTACTGCTACAAACAAGCCATTTTAACACGCCGGGGCAAATCAAATCGTCCACAGATAAACACAGATGGACGCCAAAAAGAACAAAAGTTATTGCCAAGAATTATCCGTGTTTATCTGTGTGCATCTGTGGACTCTTACTCCCAGCTCACCGCGCTCACCAGGCCATCCCCGGTCAGCTGGCGCGCCTCGCCCGACAGCACATTCACCAGCCACAAATTGCCCTGGTATACGAAGGCGATCATCCCGCCCGCATCAGCACTTGGTGACCAGGCCAGGCGCTGCGGCTGCAGGCCAGCCGCGCCCTGCGGCGGGAACAGCGCCATGCTGTTGCCGCCCTCTGACGTGATCACCATCAGCTCATAGCTGCTGATGTCGCTCTGGGTGGGCGTAAAGGCCCGCAGGTAGGCCACCTGCCCGCCTCCGGGCTCCGGCGCCGGGTTGGCGAACATGCCCACGTTCTGCGCCAGGCGGCGCAGCTCGCCCTGCGGCGAGAGCGCCACCAGGTCAAACAGCTGCGAGCGTTGCTGGCTTTCGACGCCGCTTTGCTCGGCATGCTCAACGGTATACAGCCAGCCATCATCGCCCCAGGCCAGCGTCGGCATCCACGCCCAATGGCTGTTGGTCTGGTACGGCGTCAGCGCCAGCAGGGTCTGCAGGCGGTCAGTGTCAATATCGGCGCTGCCGATTGCATCCG contains the following coding sequences:
- a CDS encoding sigma-70 family RNA polymerase sigma factor, whose translation is MQPDEQKWLRLAQQGNAQAFSQLVELYATPVHNLCYRMLGNTQDAEDAAQEAFLRAFRAIGRYDPKRKFASWLLSIAANYCIDQYRRARLNTISLDESPEASLGDKSAGPAARLVQRETHDELQALLARLDPRDRAAIILYYWNDLSYEEIAAQLSLSESALKSRLHRARRSLADAWERSQQHPATRSKKHEQATAQN
- a CDS encoding SDR family oxidoreductase, translated to MRILVTGAAGFLGSHLCDRLLAEGHEVVGMDNFVTGKPENLAHLSTNERFLFIRHDVSNYISVPGKLDAVMHFASPASPNPNSPIGYPNLPIQTMKAGALGTHNTLGVALANNARFMLASTSEIYGDPLEHPQKESYWGHVDPIGERSVYDEAKRFAEALTMAYHRFHKVNTCIVRIFNTYGPRMHVDDGRAVANFIQQALRGEQLTIYGDGQQTRSFCYVDDLIEGIYRLLTSDIHEPVNIGNPDEITIEQFAKEIDGLVGKNAGLVYQKKQFLPGDPLRRQPDIARAREWLEWGPTISLRDGLSKTIPYFREQLGLE
- a CDS encoding UbiA family prenyltransferase, encoding MAKTLAKSVITCDMEGRIETFGDGSEKMFGYTKEEIIGKKRVSLFSPGQVVLEHVPTWLGTASKEGEYVGRTVFVRKNGELFAADIRITPTFKDGVQNGFCGVTEEIDMPVKEAMPKISLMTKIFTWLVITRAPFLTAVIVPILIGAAWVAANNIVTPFPTGKFFLALFAGILLHVAANTFNDYFDWTSGTDPANNDYFLPYSGGSRSIELGLVNEKTLLAVGSIALLLSSAMGLVLALQSGWGLLAFGLVGAFFAYFYTAPPLRLAARKGLGELAVGLSFGPLAVAGTVYALTGRVTLADFLVGVPIGLLTIAILWINQFPDEAADKATGKENLVVVLGKDRARYGYILLLAAAFGLALYWTLVSGLFPIGALLILIAAPLAIQTSRIILREYRERSLVRANATTIQLHAIAGLLMAAGIFWSDSLARLLGL
- a CDS encoding winged helix-turn-helix transcriptional regulator, with protein sequence MSSPQNPEHDLPLVLAALDNPHRLRIIAALRDKNNYVSQLARDLNISRPLLIMHLKKLEDAGLVSSGLEVSQDGKAMRVYQLENFDIRLTPNEIAKAAANLPPG
- a CDS encoding GtrA family protein, which produces MTVRSKRREIKRFARFSTVGAFGAVVDFAVFNVLLNVLHVLPMVSQAGSFLAAVTSNFILNRKWTYKDSRSKPWTQQLAQYGLVNLVGLLIRTPIFNGLAAWFDRLAGTRPMPFGLSTYSVTHNLALAGAIGIVLFWNFFVNRFWTYGDVELGK